A genomic segment from Nicotiana tabacum cultivar K326 chromosome 7, ASM71507v2, whole genome shotgun sequence encodes:
- the LOC142162109 gene encoding uncharacterized protein LOC142162109: protein MHQKCPWLLAASKDGRSNNFKVKSIVMSTIVIEQIKTSFATPDTLQIITWIRLCLHKNMKVWELKKLIKNELDMQIQVSKIVFNSFYVCFYAMKKGWSEGCRSIIGLDGCFLKGICKGQLFVAVSKDGNNQMFPIAWAIIEVENSFTWTWFLKCVTHDLDLQDGRDLTIMSDTQKELLRVVSEVLPKSEHRWCARHILANWSKDWRGLERRNNFWRHKIVITMLEEIGEKMMERIGKLRDFADTWICDISPIAMKVYQDNMAQSMRCTIKWNGEYGYEVEDTSLRVVLKHCVNMQAQICTCRLWMLKGIPCSHAITVMHFKNIELINYISH from the exons ATGCACCAAAAATGTCCATGGCTGTTGGCTGCAAGCAAAGATGGCAGATCCAATAATTTTAAGGTAAAAAGTATTGTCATGTCCACAATTGTTATAGAACAAATAAAAACAAGTTTTGCAACTCCAGATACCTTGCAAATCATTACATGGATAAGATTGTGTCTCCACAAAAATATGAAAGTTTGGGAGCTGAAGAAACTCATTAAGAATGAACTGGACAT GCAAATCCAGGTAAGCAAGATTGTCTTCAATTCATTTTATGTGTGCTTCTATGCTATGAAAAAAGGATGGTCTGAAGGTTGCAGAAGCATAATTGGCCTTGATGGATGCTTTTTGAAAGGCATTTGCAAGGGTCAACTGTTTGTAGCAGTATCAAAGGATGGAAACAATCAGATGTTCCCTATTGCTTGGGCCATCATAGAGGTTGAGAACAGTTTCACTTGGACGTGGTTTCTGAAATGTGTGACTCATGACTTAGATCTTCAAGATGGAAGGGATCTCACTATCATGTCTGATACGCAAAAG GAATTGCTTAGAGTTGTATCAGAAGTGTTGCCTAAAAGTGAACATAGGTGGTGTGCCAGACATATATTAGCAAACTGGTCTAAAGATTGGAGAGGATTAGAGAGGAGAAACAACTTTTGGAG ACACAAGATAGTCATCACAATGTTGGAGGAAATCGGAGAAAAGATGATGGAGAGAATAGGAAAGTTGAGGGACTTTGCAGATACATGGATATGTGATATATCCCCAATTGCTATGAAAGTGTACCAGGATAACATGGCCCAGTCTATGAGGTGTACAATCAAATGGAATGGTGAATATGGCTATGAGGTAGAGGATACCTCATTAAGAGTGGTATTGAAGCACTGTGTGAATATGCAAGCTCAGATTTGTACATGCAGGTTATGGATGCTGAAGGGTATCCCTTGTTCTCATGCAATTACTGTTATGCATTTCAAGAACATTGAGCTAATTAACTACATATCTCACTAG